The following proteins come from a genomic window of Populus alba chromosome 12, ASM523922v2, whole genome shotgun sequence:
- the LOC118058039 gene encoding receptor-like protein 33, translating to MGQVPDSLGSLVNLSYLDLSNNQLACPIHSQLNTLSNLESLYLSNNMFNGTIPSFLLALPTLQYLDLHNNNLIGNISELQHDSLTYLDLSNNHLHGPIPSSIFKQENLTTLILASNSNLTGEISSSICKLRFLLVLDLSNNSLSGSMPQCLGNFSSRLSVLHLGMNNLQGTIPSTFSKDNNLEYLNLNGNELEGKIPPSIVNCTMLEVIDLGNNKIDDTFPYFLETLPELQILVLKSNKLQGFVKGLPAYNSSSKLQIFDISGNNFSGPLPIGYFNSLEAMMASDQNMIYMRETKYTGYVYSIEMTWKGVEIEFTKIQSTIRVLDLSNNNFTGEIPKVMGKLKGLQQLNLSHNSLTGHIQSSLGNLTNLESLDLSSNLLTGRIPTQLWGLTFLAILNLSHNQLEGPIPSGQQFNTFDASSFEGNMGLCGSQVQKKCYGDQAPSFPPSTFDEGDDSSLFGEGFGWKAVIMGYGCGFVFGVATGYVVFRTKKSSWFLRMVEDKWNLKNRKTKKNVGRYGARRN from the coding sequence ATGGGTCAAGTTCCAGATTCTTTGGGTAGCCTAGTCAATCTTTCATATTTAGATTTATCCAATAATCAACTAGCATGCCCTATCCATTCTCAATTAAATACCCTTTCAAATCTAGAGAGTCTATATTTATCCAATAACATGTTCAATGGAACAATACCATCCTTTTTGCTTGCTCTTCCTACTTTACAATATCTTGACCTTCATAACAATAATCTCATAGGAAATATAAGTGAACTCCAACACGATTCATTAACTTACCTTGATTTGAGCAATAACCACTTGCACGGTCCAATCCCAAGTTCgattttcaaacaagagaaCTTGACAACCCTTATTCTTGCATCCAATAGTAATTTGACAGGTgagatttcttcttctatttgcaaactgagattccttctgGTCCTGGACTTGTCCAACAACAGCTTGAGTGGTTCTATGCCACAATGTTTGGGGAACTTCAGCAGCAGGCTCTCAGTATTGCATCTAGGCATGAACAATCTTCAGGGCACTATCCCTTCAACATTTTCAAAGGATAATAACTTGGAATATCTCAACCTCAATGGAAATGAATTAGAAGGGAAAATACCACCGTCTATCGTCAACTGCACAATGTTGGAAGTTATTGATCTTGGCAACAATAAGATTGATGATACATTTCCCTACTTTCTAGAAACGCTTCCAGAGCTCCAAATTCTTGTCCTAAAATCCAATAAACTCCAAGGTTTTGTGAAGGGTTTGCCTGCATATAATTCCTCCTCTAAATTGCAGATTTTTGACATCTCTGGCAATAATTTTAGTGGGCCATTGCCTATTGGGTATTTCAATAGTCTTGAAGCAATGATGGCCTCAGATCAGAACATGATTTATATGAGGGAAACAAAATACACTGGCTATGTCTATTCCATAGAAATGACATGGAAAGGTGTAGAAATTGAGTTTACGAAGATCCAAAGTACTATCAGAGTActtgatttgtcaaataacaatttcacCGGAGAGATTCCAAAAGTGATGGGAAAGCTTAAAGGACTCCAACAGCTCAACCTTTCTCATAATTCCCTTACAGGTCATATCCAATCATCATTAGGAAATTTGACCAATTTGGAATCATTAGATCTATCTTCAAATTTGCTTACCGGAAGGATTCCAACGCAGCTGTGGGGTCTAACATTTCTTGCAATCCTAAACCTTTCACATAACCAACTCGAGGGGCCCATACCAAGTGGACAGCAATTCAACACCTTTGATGCAAGCTCATTTGAAGGAAACATGGGTTTATGTGGATctcaagtacaaaaaaaatgttacggTGATCAGGCACCATCATTTCCGCCATCAACCTTTGATGAAGGAGATGATTCATCATTGTTTGGAGAAGgatttggatggaaagctgtGATAATGGGGTATGGATGCGGGTTTGTATTTGGA